A window of the Hordeum vulgare subsp. vulgare chromosome 5H, MorexV3_pseudomolecules_assembly, whole genome shotgun sequence genome harbors these coding sequences:
- the LOC123399695 gene encoding uncharacterized protein LOC123399695: MRKGLHPQMQWISYVTQSGRLINIMMTKVNHTGKVYHMRAKRQMAQSLGQIAKFKRRYEQEASEENQDK, encoded by the coding sequence ATGAGGAAGGGACTTCATCCCCAGATGCAGTGGATCTCGTACGTGACGCAGAGCGGCCGGCTGATCAACATCATGATGACCAAGGTGAACCACACCGGTAAGGTGTACCACATGAGGGCGAAGCGCCAGATGGCCCAAAGCCTGGGCCAGATTGCCAAGTTCAAACGCCGGTACGAGCAGGAAGCGtcggaggagaatcaagacaagtag